The following are encoded together in the Humulus lupulus chromosome 5, drHumLupu1.1, whole genome shotgun sequence genome:
- the LOC133779406 gene encoding uncharacterized mitochondrial protein AtMg00810-like: MVTFKLLLAISAIKNWPTLQLDINNAFLNGDLNEEVYMTLPPGLLTPPSSSTGPPMVCKLHKSIYGLKQSSRQWYTKLSEVLLNIGFTQCQADYTLFTKGHGLHFIALLVYVDDIVITGPTVTNLHQLQSSLHSHFNLKALGPLKYFLGFEIARSAAGLFLSQRQYTLQLLDDIGYLGCKPTVTPMDPRLKLDAFTGTPLTDPSQYRRLVGRLLYLTLSRHDITFAVHNLSQFMSSPRTTHLQAVHHLLRYLKGKPGQGLLYPSSSSLQLRAFSDLDWASCPITRRSTTGFCVFLGNYLISWRSKKQPTISKSSAEAEYRALAATASELTWLQYLLRAFQIDISAPAFIYCDNSSAIHIANNQTFHERTKHIELDCPFIRDKICNSTIRLVSVSSHLQLADAFTKPLPSLALDSHISKMSMYDIHNTS, translated from the coding sequence ATGGTTACATTTAAATTACTTCTCGCCATTTCCGCTATCAAAAATTGGCCTACTCTTCAACTTGATATTAACAATGCTTTTCtgaatggtgacctcaatgaagaGGTTTACATGACTTTACCCCCTGGCTTATTAACACCTCCTTCTTCCTCTACAGGTCCTCCAATGGTGTGCAAATTACACAAGTCTATCTACGGGCTCAAACAATCTTCCAGGCAATGGTACACCAAACTTTCTGAGGTCTTACTCAATATTGGTTTCACACAATGTCAGGCAGACTACACCCTCTTTACTAAGGGTCATGGACTACACTTCATTGCCCTCCTCGTATATGTCGATGATATTGTCATCACAGGACCTACCGTGACCAATCTGCACCAGCTCCAAAGTTCTTTACACTCTCATTTCAACCTCAAAGCTCTTGGTCCCCTCAAGTATTTCTTAGGATTCGAGATTGCAAGGTCCGCTGCTGGTTTGTTCTTATCTCAAAGACAATATACTTTGCAATTGCTTGATGACATAGGGTACTTGGGTTGCAAACCTACCGTCACCCCTATGGACCCTCGTCTTAAGTTGGATGCTTTTACAGGAACACCACTCACTGACCCATCTCAGTACAGACGGTTGGTTGGCAGGCTTTTATACCTCACTTTATCACGGCATGACATCACATTTGCTGTCCACAATCTCAGTCAATTCATGTCTTCACCTCGAACCACTCACTTACAGGCAGTGCATCATCTCCTCCGTTACCTCAAAGGCAAACCAGGCCAAGGATTATTGTATCCCTCCTCCTCCTCTCTTCAGCTGCGTGCCTTCTCTGACTTGGATTGGGCTTCTTGCCCAATCACTAGACGCTCTACTACAGGGTTCTGTGTGTTCTTAGGTAACTACCTCATCTCCTGGCGCTCCAAGAAACAGCCCACCATCTCCAAAAGTTCTGCTGAAGCGGAGTACAGAGCCCTAGCTGCTACTGCCAGTGAACTCACCTGGCTACAATATCTTTTAAGAGCCTTTCAAATAGATATTTCAGCCCCTGCTTTCATCTATTGTGACAACAGTTCTGCTATTCATATCGCCAACAATCAAACCTTCCATGAGCGCACTAAACACATTGAATTGGATTGTCCCTTTATCAGAGATAAGATATGCAACTCAACCATCAGATTAGTGTCTGTCAGCAGCCACTTACAACTTGCAGACGCCTTCACTAAACCACTTCCATCCCTTGCTCTTGATTCTCACATTTCCAAGATGTCTATGTATGACATCCACAATACATCTTGA